Genomic DNA from Bifidobacterium sp. ESL0769:
CGCTGGCACCCGATTCGCGCCAGCCCTTGAACGTGTAACCGGTACGCGTCGGATCCGTCGGAGGCGTCACCAGCGTGCCGTAACCGACATTCGTCCGGGTCGCGACCGTCGAGCCGCGGTCCTTGAACGTCACCGAATTCGTGTTCAGCGTCCACTGAGCCGTCAGCACCACATCATTCGCCGGCATCAGCGAAGGAGACGAGACACCGGGGCCAGCGAACGTCCACGTATTGCTCGACGCGTCCTTCCAGCCATGGAACGTATGGCCCGTCCACGTCGGGTCACCGGGATCCGTGGCATCGGACGTGCCGTACGCCACCGACTCGCCGTTCGGCGCCGTGCCGGGCGCACCGCCCAGGTCGAACGTCAGATTGTAATGTTTCGCCTTCCAAGCCGGACGAATCTGCACGTCATCGTCGGGCATCGTCGCGGGGAACCCGTCGGTCCAGTTGCCCGAACCGGTCTTGTGCTGCCACTTGTCGAACTCATGGCCCGTAGGAGCATCGGGCAGGGCCGAAGCGGCCGGCGCCGTCAAAGCCGTGCCATACGCCACCGACGGATCCGCAGCAGGCAGGCTCCCACCGCTGCCGCCGTTCAGAACGTAGGAGAGCGAATTGGTGTTCAGCACCCACTTCGGGCGGATCGTGATGTTCGAGGCGGGAATCTCCGTGCCAGTGCCAGGAGCACCGAACTTGAACGTGTTCCAGCCGCCGGTCGAGGCCTTGTACTCCCAGCCGTCACGATGCTTGTGAGCCGGAGCCGTCATACCCGTCGTCGGGGGCTCCGTCGGAATCGTCGAACCATAGTCATACGCCGTCGAACCCGAAGGCATCGAAGACCACGAAGCCCCATCGCCGGTCGCATAGGACACGTTGTACTGGTCGGTCACCCACTTCGGCCGCACCGTAATGTCAAAGGCCGGCACATGCGTCACACCGAACTTGAACTCGGCCCAATTTTCCGTACTGTCCGTCTTGCGATACTCCCAGCCACTCGTCGCCGTGTCCTGATGCTTGTTGCTCGGAGCGTTCAAACCGGTCAGCGGGGGCGCCGAAACGGTCTCGTCCTCACCCACCGCAACCGGCGAGCCAGGCATCGAAGTCCACGTGCCGCCGCCATTGTCATAAGTCACATGCCGTGGGATAGCCTCCCAAGTCGGCCGGATGGTAATCGCATAATCCGGCATGTGCGTTGATCCGAACGCGAACGCAGCCCAATCGTCCGTGCTGTCCGTCTTCCGGTACTGCCAGCCACTGCGCTGCTTGTGCGCCGGGGCCTTCAGATGCGCAAGGTTCGCCGGCTCGGAGGGCGTAGAGTCATACGCCGCCGGCACCGCGCCCTGCGCCGCGCCATCCCACGTTCCACCGTTCAGATCGAACGTGACATCGCTTGAATTGACGACCCACTTCGGACGCACCGTGATATTGTAGGCCGGCATCGGCGTGCTGTCGAATGTGAACGCAGTCCAGTCGTCCGTGCTGTCAGTCTTGCGGTACTCCCAGCCATCCCGATGATAATGGTCCGGACCGGAGATACCTGATATATCCGACGAGGACAGAGCAGGGACCGTGTCACCGGCAGTGTACGGGCCCGACTGGCCCGGTTTGCCCGTCCACGTGCCCAAGCCGGCATCATACGAGACATTGTACGCATGGATAATGGGATTACCCTTCACTGTTCCAGAAGGTGCAGTACCGGTCACGCCGCCGGGAAGCGTTCCCGTGAAATCGAACTTGGGATTAGTAGTGCCGGAAGGCCAGCGCACCACATGAGCACTGGCATCATACGTGCCGCCTGCGCTCGGCGTTATAGTCCCATGCCCCGGATCCCCGATAATCGTGCCGTCAATGTTCTTCACATCGGCCGTCGACATCGTCACATACTGGCCATCGTCATACGCCGTCTCCTTAACATCCTGAGCGCTTCCACCGAAACTTGTCAGATGAGATAGATTCCGGAACGACGAAAAATCAGAAACATGATTGCTAGTAAAAGAAAGAGCCGTCAAATCGTGCAGATCGGACAACGCTGTGGAAAATTGCCCCACATCAGAATTGGAAGTGGATGTGCCGTCCCAACTCAGACGTCTCAATGCTGCCATACCCGACAAAGGACTGTAATCGGTGATTGCCCAGTTGGTACCTACACTCACCATGGTGGTCTTGGTAAGGTTTTCCATGCCATCAATACTTCTGACTCCGTTGCCGCCATACATGCCGAAATAAATGTTCGCAAGCAAGTAATCACGCATTCGCTGGGTAAACGCACTAGAAGTGGTATAACTGCCCCCAGGATCCATAGCATTATTTTCTCCTGTGATTCCACGCGCGAGATTGACGTCCGGGAAACATTGCCCAACCGTACTCGATCCCAGGCTGCATACCCGACGCTTCACCGTACCATGAGGCTCGACGCCGGTAACGCCAGGAGGAAGCGTGCCGTCGAAAACAAAACTCGTGTTCGCGGTGCCCGTCGGCCAACGCACCACATGGGCAGACGCATCATATACGCCGCCCGGACTCGGAGTGATGGTCCCGTGCCCCGGATCCCCAATAATCGAACCGCCAATGTCTTTCAGGCCCATAGTCGATATCGTCACATGCACGCCATCATCAACCGCAGTCTTATCGACTTCCTGCCGGCTGCCTGAAAAACTTGTCAGCCTCGTTAAGCCACGCAACGGTGAAAAATCACTAATTCGATTATGAACACAAGACAAGCTCTGAAGATTGGTCAGCCCGGACAACGGCGACAAGTCGGCGACCTTGCCCTGGCCAATCGACAAACTGCGTAGATTGGTCAGCCCGGACAACGGCGACAAGTCGGTGAAAGAAGCCTCCCTCGAGGAATTAGTAGAAAGCGTCTGCAAGTTCCGCATATACCGCACGCCATCCAAAGCCGTAGGCGGCTCCTGAGCGAAATCAAGCGATGTGATGCTGTCCGCCCTCTGCTGGGTGAACGTGCCGTCCGGATCATTCTCCGTTACATATTTGCCTTGGGCCGAGTTCCAGACCGATTTCGTCGGTCTTACCGACGCCGGCATAGCCGACAGCACAGTGCGCGCCGAATCTCCCCATGCGTCCTGAAAGCACTGCGCAATCGTGCTATAACCGATCATACAAACGCTCTGCGGACCCACCACCATGCCGCCACCACGCGGTTGCAGACCGCTCTTCGCGGAAATACTACTCTTGCCCTGCTTGACAGGTTCCGAAGATTCAGCGGACTTTTGCTTCTTCTGTGACTGCTGAGATTGGGTCGATTGCGACTGTTCAGGCGACGCTGCCTGACTTTGTTGAGTCGAAGAAGACTGGGACTGTGATTGCTGGGAGGCCTCGCCGCTTTCGGGCTCGACCGCCGTGGCCGTGGTGGGCAGCACCATCGCCACACCAACCAAAAGGCAAACTAGGGCTCTAACGCCCCCCCCCCCGCGATGCGAGGCAACGTTACGCACACTGCGCAACCACTCAGTAAAACGAGACATCATCCTTCTTCTCTCTTATATAAACGGAAACTCCCGCACCGCAAACCACCTCGACGCGGAATTACACTTCAGACATGCAAAACTGTAACACGACCGCGACACGAGCATCCAATTTTTGCCTAATTAATAAAACACAATTCTCTTCTTCAAACGTTTAAAACGACTTTCCGGATTGTTATATTCAGACAATCATCATTGATTTGCAAAACAATGGCAACACCGTTCTCCAGATCATCTTTTCATGCTGGACGCTTTGCATTGCAACACTTCCGATGTTGTCACCACAGCCGCTAGCTTCGTAACCCTCCGCCCTACTGCCTCCCTGCACCCCGCTTATGTATAACGTTTTAAGAAAATTCAGAAAATTTTTTCGAAAAACTCCCCGACAAAATAATTAGACACGCCGAACACCACAAAACGATACAGCCAAGCAACAGCCCCGAACAGGCAAAAAGACGACACCGTAGTTCCCCCGGGCGGTGACAGACTGAGAACCAACCAGCAACGCGACGAAACGAGGGGGAGCGCACATGGCAAAGGCCAGACAGGCATGGGGCGATGAGAGCGTGCGCATGCACGACAACCTGTCGCGATATATGATCGGCATCAGCCTATGCGATCTGGAGGAGAAGGCCGTACGCGAAGAGTTCAAGGCGCACAAGCTGCTCAAAGGCAACAGAAAAGCTCACCACACCAGCCCGGCGAGCTCCAAACGCCATAGGCCACACATTCTTTCAAAAATCACCGCATAACCCCGGTTCCACCAAATTTGACACGCCTGCCAAATTTTAATATAATTACTTTGAAACGTAAAAACTGTTGACTTGTTTCGACGTTCTTGAGACCATCTTCCGCAAGGAGCTGGTCTCAAGTTTTTTCACAAAGGATGTGAATGCAAAAGAAAACCGCAACAGTCAACGAGCAAATCCAGACGATGAAATCGCATGGGATTCAATTCACCATCGCCACTGAACAGCAAGCGGCAAGGTTCCTCACACAAAACATATACTTCTTCAAACTCAAAGCATATGAACAGAACTACCAAAAAGACAACTCACAAACTCCCTACCAATACCAGGGACTGGAATTCGCCTACCTGCAAGAACTGTACGCCATAGATTCCACACTCAGCCGAGCCATGTGGGACTTCTGCTCAGCAATCGAGCACGCCATGAAAATCCGCTTCAACAACCTGCTCATGCAGAACAGGGGGAACGACTACGAATCCAAATGCATGAAGCTGATGTACGGCTCCTCCGAACCACGATTCGAACACAGCTCCCCTTACACCGACGGTTTAAAGATCAAATATGGGCATGAATACACCATCTGGACACTATGGGAGCTACTGACTTTCATGGACCAGCAGGAACTATACCGGAAATACCTTCTTGCCGCAAAGATCGAAGACCCCATCATCCACCTATTGGGCACTGTCAGACAAGTCCGCAACGCCGTCTCCCATGGCAATTGTCTTCTGGCGAATATGAAACAAGAAACACCCAAATACATCGAAACCGGGCACGGAGACCAAGAACTCATCCACCTGACTCTACGCATGTGTGACAAATCTACCAAGCGCAAAGGCAACAAACCAGCAGCGTTCCGCCAGAGCCTCAACCAGCTGGTCGTCAACAACACAGCCGCCGTCTTGATCTGCTTCCTCAACATCGTCGACAGCGCCGCCATGATTGAGCACGCTATAAACGAAACGAACACATTGACGACAAGAATCAACCGCAATCGACAACAATATTTCAGCCCTAACTACGGGGTGGAACGGACATTCCAGTCTTTGGTCACACTCTTCGAGGCGTTCATCAAGAAAGCCGAACTCAAGGCAAATGCCATTAACACAGGCAAACTTCAAGACCTACACGACGACACAACCATATATTCGCTGTTCCGTTACCCGTACAAGGCAGACGATATAAAATGAACTCCCCGTTGCTTCCGGCTGCCAGCTGACGATTGCGGAAACGTCACCAGAATACCAACCGAAATTAAAAAATATCGAGAAACGCGGTTATCGACCAGATAACCCGGTTGTGGGTTATAGGTCGAGATTTTCCTGCTGAAAACATATGTGAATTTTTGGCAAAAACGCGTGTCGTCGTTTGACTTTTCGATAATCTGTAGTTGTTAAAAGCCACCAGTACCTCGTAAGGGGACATCCTAGGGTGGCATTTTCATACGCGAAAAAGGACAGCACCGTGGCTGAACGACCACTCATCCCCTACCCTCCGCACGAGGCCATGACCGCAGAACAGCTAGCTTCGCAGCTATTGGACAACGGACTGCAAGGCATAGCACCCGACGACCTGGCCAACCGTATACAACGAGTAGGCTACTACCGGCTCAAAGGCTACTGGTACCCATTCCTAACACCCACAGACGGCAACCCAAGCAAACGTAAGTTGCCATTCCGCCAAAATACCAACTTCAACGACATCTGGGAACGCTACGTCTTCGACCAAGAGCTAAGGGTCGTGGTATTTGACGGCATCATCACCATAGAAGCTTTTCTGAGAAGTTTTCTCGGCACCAAACTGGCCCTGTTCCACGGACCTTCGGCTACATGGAGAAAGCGGGACTACCGAACCTGCCCGACTATGGCCCAAAAGCCTGGCCCGCCGCTCTCGCAAGCTTCCTCCACTCCTACTCACGCTCACAACTACCCTACATCAGACATTTCAGAAAGACATACAGCAATCCCCTGCCACCATACTGGATGCTCGCCGGCTGCCTCGACTATGGCGCGTTGAAGCTTTTCTTATATCAAGGGGCTCCGAAACACATCAAAAACGAACTGGCATGCAGACTGGGCATCCCCAGTTCGAACCCCCAGACATCAACAAGAGGCGACGTGAAACGCCTCGACCAATGGCTCGAGACCATCAGATGCGTAAGGAACATGACAGCCCACCACGACCGCCTATGGAACTCCAGATCAAACCTGATAGCGCCAAAACTGCCAGACCGCTCCCCCGCACAGACATACCGGGGCGACTGGTGGGGCCACGCGTGGGACTTCCTGCGCGACCGACAGGGGCCTGCGGCATTCCTCACCGTGGAGAATTATCTGCTCAAACAGATCGAAGGAACATCCGCCTGGCAGGACAAGTTCATCAAGCTCATGGGCGACAACCCCCACATCCCCATCACTCAAATGGGATTCCCGCCCGACTGGCAGGACCAGAACCTTTGGAAATGAAATGGCTTCCACTTACGTCGCCGCGGCTAAGTCAGTCCAGTCCGCGAACGCGAAGAAGACACCTACTCGGTTTTCGTACCAATCCACAACTTTCCCCGACCAAGTCATCACCACCTGATGAAAACGGATGGTACAAGATCACGAGCAACCAATTATGAGTCAGCTACCCATAATCGCAAGTAGAACAAATCGAAAACTTCAGAATAACAATAAAAGTGAAATGTCATCTACTTATATCTAAGAAAATTTATTAAAGGAAAAACTTAATTAGTTATTTGCTGATTAACATTTTACGTATGAACAATCAATGGATTAATAAGTTTGATAATCAATTCACCAGCTATGCTTCTACGCACACTAGTCTAATCATGAGTATTATAAGTTTTATATTTATTTCATTCTGCGTGATTTTATTCCTTATAGAAAACAGGAAAGAAAAATGGAAGAAATTCGGAAGACATTGGCGTAGCATTGTAGGCTATTCCCCAATTTTCGCTATAAGTCTCTTCATACTGGCAGTAGCTCAAAATAAATTTTCCGAGACAGCATTCTTACCGGGTTGGCTCACGAGCGATGAATGCATGTGTTGGTATTGCGGGTGGGCAGTAAGCGTAATCGGCTTTATTGGAATCAATGGAATTGTGACATCTCACAAAAACAAAGAACTAAAATCATGGATGTTGCATTGCGGATATGCGATGTTTTCTATTCTCATAATAATATTAATTTTGAATGAAACATATAGTGCCGATAAGCATCCTACAACATACTTTGACTGCCATCCCATGATTCCTGGAAGTCTATGGCACAACTATGCTTGCGAACAATCAACCTCAAAATCGTATGGAGATTATTCATTTTTCCTAGTTGGATTCATAACAATGACCATCTCTGAAATGATTGTAACCGGATACATGTTTGCGAAACGGGATAAAAAACATCCAGACACTCCCCAATGGCTAGGGCAACTATCTTTCTATCCAATTGCAGGATTTTGCTTATTCGGCTTCATGTGGCTTATAAGCTTGTTCGCTGGAACCGTATGGAACCCCGGCGTAGCAAGTGGAATGGGCACATTTTTTGCATTACTGACCATAACTTATCTTCAGAAATTCAATGAGTTTCGTAAAGAACACGGAACACCTGTCACCAAAGAATATCTCGAATACTCTGAAAAGAAATTGCAGAAAATCCTTATAGAAAATCTGAATAGCACTGCTGCGCCAGAAATTGAACAAATAAATAATCGTTTGACTAATCAAGAAGAATTAATAAAATCCATTCTGAATTCTAAAAATGGAAATCACAAAAATGCCAAGGACGTAAACCATTTAGACGACCTCGAATCGAAGCCCTGTATTCAGTATCGACACAGACCTCTAATTGCGCTACTGGACTCATTAAATATTAGGTTGGAACAAATAATCAATACGCTGAAAGCCAGAAAACAATAACGACGAGCCAAATTAGCAGCTTGTTTATATTTTTAATTTTCAGAGTCACTTACAATTGACAAATTACGGGGTGCGGACGAAAAGTCGGAGATGTTCCCATTCCGCGCCCCAACCAATAACAACTACAGCTTAATGCCGAATTGACAAGCCCGCTAATCGTCATACAATTACCTTGCAACGTAAAACTGTTAACTCGTTTCGAAGGGTTATAAGCCAGAATATGAGGCTTACAACCCACTACGTAAATTATCAAGAAAGCACACGATGTTTAAACAAACAGTCATCGAAGACAACATCTGGTTATGTTTCAGCCATTACGAAAGCGCTGAGAGCTTGCTGACTCAAGCAGCAAACGAGATGGAAGGGACAGCAAGTTTTGATATCCCCGCCGCCACCAAAGACTTCCTGAGCCGCGTAAACCAGATCCTGAAAAGATACGGCATAAAACTATCAGGCAGCGGACAGGTGACAACACGGCGCAACATACACGACATAAGAGGCACATACAGCCCTGAACTCGTTCTCAACGCCATCAAAACCGTCAACCAATTCAAAGTCCTTGCCAATCACTACATCGGTAAAGGCTCGCTAAGAGTCATAGAGGGGAATCTTGACTAACGAATAGCCCGCCACACCGGTCAGGCACCCTCAAACGCCCCTCCTGTCGGACGGCTCGTCTGGAAGGCCTTGGGGTTGATGCTACTATGTCAAGTATTCACCGCAAGACGGTGCATAAATTCCATGTTCCCCCGGTCATGCGACCGGGGGAACATGCGTTTCGGGGTTATAAGCCAGAATATGTTTTTATCCTCATCGACTTCCATGTCTGAAGTAAAAAGTAGCCTGAAGTAAAATCAGAGAAGATAGCAGAGAGAAGGCGATGACTGCCATTCCGGAATGTTCCGCTTACTTGAATGTTCTGGCTTGACCAACAAACAATGAACAAGACGAGCAGCAGTAAAATCGCCCCGAGTCTCAACAAGGTCATAGATCCCAATAATCTGAAAGACCCTGAGATGCGAAAGGCTTACGAGGACGCTGTAAAAATGGTGAGCGGGAAGAACAAGCTCTCCGCGTTGTTGTTCCGGAAGAAAAACGCCTGAACACCGGGATATCGGGTTATAGGCCTATAACCCCCGTTTGACGCACATATCCACTTTTTCGGTATTCCGATAGCGTTACGACCGTCCTGATGCCATGCACATGGCTTAGGGGCGGTCCTCATTTTTCTTCCGTGGTTATGGGGTTATAGACCCAAAGCATGGATTGTTTCGCAAATAGTCGCTCCCGGTAGCTTGGAGGCCTAGCTCGAGGTCCGGAAATAAGAGGTTATAGGCCAAAACGAGCCATAGGCAGTAGGGGGAAAGCGTAAAAACAGGAACATGCTGAAAGAAAAACAGGGAACTGTGTAGTACGTTTTGGTATACTTGGGCTTCAGTGATTGAAGCTATTCGACCAATTGCCTAATAGACCGCCATCATCGCCGTCATTAAATTTTTCAGGTAATTGGGCTGAGATCACAGGCTGATTTCTATTAGTCATCAACTTGTTGAGAGCCGTCGTAAGGCGGCTCTTTTTTATCACTTACCAAGGAAAGTTGGGTTATAGGCTAGAATACGGGGGTTATGGGTTATAGGTCAAAATAGATAACGCATTTTTAAAGCTCTCAACAGAAAACGATGAGGCATGGGTCATAGCCCCGTCGAAATTACTGCATCGGCAGTTCCCCAGAACGCCACAATAAAAGAAGTGTTCTCACTGGATGAGAAGTCAACGAAGACACATCACAAGGAGAAAGAATATGCAAGTTGAGCATTTGCTCTTATTAGAGGAAAAGGCGCATCGTTTTTCCAAAAACCGCTGGCCTGACAACCCGAAATTCCGACTTTAACCCGAATATTTTTCGACCGATAATTCAAGAATCCGCTCGGAGAGCAATTTCCTGTGTTATAGTTATTTCAGTTGTTGCATTTATTGCAGTTATTACAGTTAGCGGTGATGCAACTATCCTCTACACAGGAATGTTGGGAAAGATGACAAAAGTACTCGAACACGTTGCAACCAACGAAATGGAACAACAGGACATCGAAGACCTCAAAGAAGCTCTGTCTCACATGCGCGCCGATTCGCCAGTCGCCGTTGCATTGCGCGAAATGCTGGCCGGAGAGGCTTCCATCTTTGTCGCCGAGAAGGATATGTCTCCCGAGGATGCGGCGAAAGTCCTGGGCGTGAGCCGCCCTTACGTACGTCATCTCATCGACAAGCGCCTGCTTAAGGCCGACAAGAAAGGTACTCATTTCAAAATCTCAAGCCATGATCTCGCCGACTACATCAAACGTCACGAACAGGCCATGGCCGAATACGCCGAAGCCGCCACGACCACGCAGGACGAACAGGACCGTCGCATCGCCAATGCCGCTTCAGGCCTCACCAAGCAGCAATCGGCACATATTGCTGATATGTTTGCCGATTTGTAAAGCGGACCAACAGAGTCCGTCACTTGTCGGTTTCAAAAACCGTTAGTTGACGGACTCTGTTTAACTTCATCCTTTTGACGGGTGCAACCCAGCAAATATAGGTCTGATTTTCTCGCAATCACGACAAATCGGCTTCCCCGAGGACTCATCCTCACGAGGAATAAACCAAACTCCACAGAGAGAAAGCGCCGCCTTACCAGAAATCATACCTTGATCAAAACTTGTCGTATCGATGTAATGGAGAACCGGTTGCGCATCACAATCAATGGGAGGCAATTGCTTGACTCGTGTCGCTGGCGGCGACAAACAAACAGAAGCGAAAAGCTGCGTCACAACCGCTTCGCTAAGTATCACTTCCATATACACGGAGCCATCCTCGCGCACAATATCAGACTTAATGTCTTTAGGCTTCAGATAAGACACCGCACGTTTCAACCGTTGACGAGACTCATAGTCATAGCCCTTCCCTTGGATGGAAATATTAAGAAACGCATCAGTGGTACCAGCCTGTTCTATGGGAAGATCCTGCCCTTTAAAAGAAATCACCTCGACCTGTACAAGTTCCTTAGCCTCCCCGCTGGCTCCAGACACGGCAAATTCACTAACCTCATTTGGCGATTGAAGAGCGTCGTGGATAGTACGGACCAAAGAATCCAGAATATCCACCGCCTCTTGCCTCGAAGACAGCCATGCATCCTCAGCACGACGAATTCCCATATCCTCATCGGTAGGCATCCAATACTGGGACCTTGACTTCTTAAGCTCCGCAGCAACTTTTGCATCAGACCAATCGTGCAGACCCGCATAGACTAGCCATGGATTCCCGTCATCATCAAGTACCATGGCTCCACGGCAGCCCGAAGCGTGATCCCTCACTTCATATACTTGGCGACCTGCCGATCTACTAGCCGCCTGATATCTATCACTATTGAATCCACTATCCACAATCGAATTCGCCTTGAGCAGCAGACGGTGCCGCAAGGACGACAAATCGATTCCATAAAAGGGATTCAACTCCCCTCTACGTATGTTTTCCTTCAGAAGCTTCCAGGGGGTGCCAGCGAGAAACAAATCATCAGGTAGCAAACGCAACTGGTTCAATGCCTTCAACGTCGGTCGTACAGGTCTCATGAAATTTACGATACCTCGGTAGGTTGATTTGCAACCAATGAGAACAATCCTTATATATCGACAATTTAGGGTTATAAGGGTTATAGGCCAAATTTTGTAGGGTTGCAACCTTTGCATCCAGAAATTTGAAGGGAGCCGTTTCGCTACGCTGGCACGGCACCCGAAGCCTCGATAGATCCAACACGTTGAGCGCTGCATTCACAACTTATGAAACCATAACTTTGACGACAACACAATCCGGTCGCGTGTCCAGAAAATCAGCCGTGAAAACAGCGGTCATACATTTATCTTAAAATAGGCTGTGTATCTCAAAACTGTAGGAGGTGATGGACGTGGCAGACATCGTTGATGTGGCGAAGCATATCCTCGAACGCTGCGGGCGCGAGACCACGATGAAGCTCCAAAAACTGGCCTTTTATTCCCAGGCGTATTCGTTGGCATCTTCCGGAAAGCCGTTATTCGAATCCGATTTCGAGGCGTGGGCCAACGGTCCCGCCGCGCCCGACCTCTTTAGGCAGCACCGCGGATACTTCAGCATCACCGCCAAGGATTTCCCCGGCAATTCGGGGAACCTGACCGCAACAGAGCGCCGGCAAACCGGCTTCATCATAGCGCAATTCGACCGGATGAGCGGCAACGAGCTCAGCCGGAAAACCCATAGCGAGGCGCCCTGGAAGACGGCCCGCGGCGGTTTGCCGCCGACGGCACGTTCCAAGACGATTATCAGCAAGGACTCCATCCGGACTTTCTATTCGCAGAATCCATCGGCCTTGAATATGCAACCCGCCTGACAGCGCTGTTTTTTAAAATTATGGTCTGTGGCGTAATGCCAGCCTTCGAGAAGGTACGGAAGCAGAAGCCGGGGAGCCAGCGTTGGTACGGGACCCGGCTTCCGCGCTTTTTGGCCTATAACCCGCTTTTTACATCAATCCAGACATGTTGTCTTACCTTCAGTGATATAAAAGAATTGCTCAAGCCACCAGACTTATCGTAACAATAAAAGAAACGGTTCTTATCGTTTCGTTACGGACACCCTAGGGTGGCATTTTTTATACTCAGCGGCGAGTGGGCTTACTATGACGCATCAACGACAACCGAGCGCTCCAAGAGAACTGCAGCCGCACACCGCCCATCTGGCCGATAACCCCCGAACCGGGAAACAAGGAACAAGGACAGTAAGAAGGAAGTGCCCGGCACGGGTCGGCCCCGCGCCGGGCCGGCCCTAACTAACGCCTGCGACACCTCCAGATGACCACCAACCCGCAACCGACAACGATCGCGAGCAGCACGTCAACCACCGCGTTATCCGCGTTGGCCGCCAAAACGACGACCAACGCCACGATGGCCTGGATAGCCTCAGGGCCGTTAGAGCCTTTTCTGTTATGGGACATAACATGTCCTTGCTGCTTATGCCGCGCCACGACGAGCGCGGCGGGGTCGATACGGCCGGAAGGCCGCACGGTCGTTTCCACCCGGGTAAAGGGCTTAGCGACGGTTTCATTCTATCCGATAAAAGGAATATTACCGCCTGTGATATGATGTCGGTATCAGTTGCGGCAGGGTAACTCGCTGAGATTTCAGCCGGCCATTAAAGCTTTTACTCAGCGAGGCTGCAACGGATGGGGTGCCTGTTACATCCCGCTACTAATGCCGCTGGCCCCG
This window encodes:
- a CDS encoding Abi family protein, which codes for MQKKTATVNEQIQTMKSHGIQFTIATEQQAARFLTQNIYFFKLKAYEQNYQKDNSQTPYQYQGLEFAYLQELYAIDSTLSRAMWDFCSAIEHAMKIRFNNLLMQNRGNDYESKCMKLMYGSSEPRFEHSSPYTDGLKIKYGHEYTIWTLWELLTFMDQQELYRKYLLAAKIEDPIIHLLGTVRQVRNAVSHGNCLLANMKQETPKYIETGHGDQELIHLTLRMCDKSTKRKGNKPAAFRQSLNQLVVNNTAAVLICFLNIVDSAAMIEHAINETNTLTTRINRNRQQYFSPNYGVERTFQSLVTLFEAFIKKAELKANAINTGKLQDLHDDTTIYSLFRYPYKADDIK
- a CDS encoding Abi family protein, translating into MEKAGLPNLPDYGPKAWPAALASFLHSYSRSQLPYIRHFRKTYSNPLPPYWMLAGCLDYGALKLFLYQGAPKHIKNELACRLGIPSSNPQTSTRGDVKRLDQWLETIRCVRNMTAHHDRLWNSRSNLIAPKLPDRSPAQTYRGDWWGHAWDFLRDRQGPAAFLTVENYLLKQIEGTSAWQDKFIKLMGDNPHIPITQMGFPPDWQDQNLWK
- a CDS encoding helix-turn-helix domain-containing protein gives rise to the protein MTKVLEHVATNEMEQQDIEDLKEALSHMRADSPVAVALREMLAGEASIFVAEKDMSPEDAAKVLGVSRPYVRHLIDKRLLKADKKGTHFKISSHDLADYIKRHEQAMAEYAEAATTTQDEQDRRIANAASGLTKQQSAHIADMFADL
- a CDS encoding DUF3039 domain-containing protein, which produces MKALNQLRLLPDDLFLAGTPWKLLKENIRRGELNPFYGIDLSSLRHRLLLKANSIVDSGFNSDRYQAASRSAGRQVYEVRDHASGCRGAMVLDDDGNPWLVYAGLHDWSDAKVAAELKKSRSQYWMPTDEDMGIRRAEDAWLSSRQEAVDILDSLVRTIHDALQSPNEVSEFAVSGASGEAKELVQVEVISFKGQDLPIEQAGTTDAFLNISIQGKGYDYESRQRLKRAVSYLKPKDIKSDIVREDGSVYMEVILSEAVVTQLFASVCLSPPATRVKQLPPIDCDAQPVLHYIDTTSFDQGMISGKAALSLCGVWFIPREDESSGKPICRDCEKIRPIFAGLHPSKG
- a CDS encoding type II toxin-antitoxin system antitoxin SocA domain-containing protein encodes the protein MADIVDVAKHILERCGRETTMKLQKLAFYSQAYSLASSGKPLFESDFEAWANGPAAPDLFRQHRGYFSITAKDFPGNSGNLTATERRQTGFIIAQFDRMSGNELSRKTHSEAPWKTARGGLPPTARSKTIISKDSIRTFYSQNPSALNMQPA